A window of the Nocardia sp. NBC_01329 genome harbors these coding sequences:
- a CDS encoding cytochrome P450 encodes MRARFGALAPVDLAPGVPATLVLGYRTAVRILADPTHFPADPRTWQQKAPAGLPIVAMMSYRPNALRTGDSDHERYRSVTVAALAGADPNSLRTVISRAAVSLINEFCAEGGADLIDRYVTPLVFRVLGELTGCPLDLADRLNPALTSVLDLCNDEDAVTSTETTLAELVAAKRAEPGEDLTSRLIGHPAQLSDDEVVDQLLAIYRVGLEPARDLIANTLLLILTDPRFTTNQVGFAPPTREALEEVLAADPPLAHHSIVYPPLPVLIEDVWLPADQPVLVSPAACHDDPERTAGRHPHHGTNLAWGAGQHACPAQARSITYLLAEEAVDQLLDALPDMRPEFGPDEPAWRPSPFQRALTALRVTFPPTAGMAVL; translated from the coding sequence ATGCGCGCCCGTTTCGGCGCTTTGGCGCCAGTGGATCTCGCCCCCGGCGTACCCGCCACCCTGGTCCTCGGCTACCGCACCGCCGTACGCATTCTCGCGGACCCTACGCATTTCCCGGCCGATCCTCGTACCTGGCAGCAGAAGGCGCCCGCCGGCCTCCCCATCGTCGCGATGATGAGCTATCGACCGAATGCGTTGCGTACCGGCGACTCCGACCACGAACGCTATCGATCCGTGACGGTCGCGGCCCTGGCCGGTGCCGACCCGAACTCATTACGTACGGTGATCTCGCGGGCCGCCGTCTCCTTGATCAACGAGTTCTGCGCCGAAGGCGGCGCCGACCTCATCGACCGGTATGTCACACCGCTGGTGTTCCGGGTGCTCGGTGAGCTGACCGGGTGCCCGCTCGATCTCGCGGACCGGCTGAATCCAGCGCTCACCTCCGTACTCGATCTGTGCAACGACGAGGACGCCGTCACCTCCACCGAGACCACGCTCGCGGAACTCGTCGCGGCCAAACGCGCCGAACCCGGCGAAGACCTCACCTCCCGGCTCATCGGTCATCCGGCGCAACTGTCCGATGACGAGGTCGTCGATCAATTGCTCGCCATCTACCGGGTGGGGCTCGAGCCGGCCCGCGATCTCATCGCCAACACTCTGCTGCTGATACTCACCGATCCGCGGTTCACGACCAATCAGGTCGGGTTCGCACCGCCGACCAGGGAGGCGCTGGAGGAAGTGCTGGCGGCCGATCCGCCCCTGGCACACCACAGCATCGTCTATCCGCCGCTTCCGGTGCTGATCGAGGATGTGTGGCTGCCCGCCGACCAACCGGTACTCGTCAGCCCCGCGGCCTGTCACGACGACCCCGAGCGAACCGCCGGACGGCATCCGCATCACGGAACGAACCTGGCCTGGGGTGCGGGACAGCATGCCTGCCCGGCACAGGCCCGGTCGATCACCTATCTGCTCGCCGAAGAGGCCGTCGACCAGTTGCTGGACGCTCTACCGGATATGCGCCCGGAATTCGGCCCCGACGAACCGGCCTGGCGACCGAGTCCCTTCCAGCGTGCACTCACCGCACTCCGGGTCACCTTCCCGCCGACCGCCGGGATGGCCGTCCTCTGA
- a CDS encoding MerR family transcriptional regulator produces MARYRIDDLARAAGTTSRNVRAYQERGLLPPPADRDGRASIYDDSHLERLRLIDALLQRGFTTAHIADFITSWETGKDLTEVLGLQHAVTANWSEEETFEVPRELLATILGDQTEELVEQLSRMGLVRVDGETVVITDTQLLTSFTELHEYGVELGTLISVYAEVATRIDAISGLLINAAKKHIVDEHGPGWLPGSNDEIAATTRMLNTMRELGVAAVHTSLARSLDTTLRRELGDYLATAAEREREQRMGGVQRDR; encoded by the coding sequence ATGGCGCGATACCGGATCGATGATCTCGCCCGCGCCGCGGGCACCACTTCCCGCAATGTCCGCGCCTACCAGGAACGCGGCCTGCTCCCGCCACCGGCCGATCGGGACGGCCGGGCCAGTATCTACGACGATTCCCACCTGGAGCGGCTCCGGCTGATCGACGCCCTGTTGCAGCGCGGTTTCACCACCGCGCATATCGCCGATTTCATCACCAGCTGGGAAACCGGTAAAGACCTCACCGAGGTGCTCGGGTTGCAGCACGCCGTCACCGCGAACTGGTCGGAGGAGGAGACCTTCGAGGTCCCGCGGGAACTGCTCGCCACCATCCTCGGCGATCAGACCGAGGAACTGGTGGAGCAGCTGAGCCGAATGGGCCTGGTCCGGGTGGACGGTGAAACCGTGGTGATCACCGATACCCAACTGCTCACCTCGTTCACCGAATTGCACGAGTACGGGGTGGAGCTGGGGACACTGATCTCGGTGTATGCCGAGGTGGCGACGCGAATCGACGCTATCAGCGGACTGCTCATCAACGCGGCGAAGAAACATATCGTCGACGAGCACGGACCGGGCTGGCTACCCGGTTCCAACGACGAGATCGCTGCGACTACCCGCATGCTGAACACGATGCGCGAACTCGGCGTCGCCGCGGTGCACACCAGTCTCGCCCGTTCACTGGACACGACCCTGCGCCGCGAACTCGGCGACTACCTCGCCACCGCCGCCGAGCGGGAGCGCGAGCAACGGATGGGTGGCGTCCAGCGCGACCGCTGA
- a CDS encoding MFS transporter: MTMETTRRTGTEVANRLDFGDHTVRTFAQLLVNVLLVSFINYTVWFGITFFVYLQTRSVFATGMIAGIFLIAMAGTGVWFGSIVDHHRKKSVMQVSALVSLGIYAVALVYYVITPAEVWRDPANVGLWLFVVLAMTGVIAGSLRTIALPTVVTAMFDERVRDRANGLVGTTTGVSHLITSVASALLVGWNGMLGILILAVAVLTVALTHLRGLTLPDSLARAAAADEPRRVDLRGTVRVIRAIPGMIPLIVFSALNNLLFGGLMALMDPYALSMMSVQAWGVVWGALSGVMILGGLLVARTGTSSNPVRLILLINLALWAVMLIFPIQDSVLLLIGGMAVFMALMPFAEAAEQTVLQKVVPYQRQGRVFGFAQSVEQAASPLTAFLLSPLTQFFFIPFMSDGAGARWIGGWFGTGEARGMALVFVLLGILGLVFTGFALGSSYYRRLSRSYRDGGAVADPVPDIAHISETVALEPDSYLAEPLAATGQPRVVRCPQAAGSA, from the coding sequence ATGACTATGGAAACCACACGGCGAACCGGTACCGAAGTCGCGAATCGTCTGGACTTCGGCGACCACACGGTCCGGACCTTCGCGCAGCTGCTGGTGAACGTTCTGCTGGTGTCGTTCATCAACTACACCGTCTGGTTCGGCATAACGTTCTTCGTATACCTGCAGACACGTTCGGTATTCGCCACCGGGATGATCGCCGGGATCTTCCTGATCGCCATGGCCGGTACCGGAGTGTGGTTCGGCAGTATCGTCGACCACCATCGCAAGAAGAGTGTGATGCAGGTGTCCGCACTCGTCTCGCTGGGCATCTACGCGGTCGCGCTGGTCTACTACGTGATCACACCTGCCGAGGTGTGGCGTGATCCGGCGAACGTAGGGCTGTGGTTGTTCGTCGTCCTCGCGATGACCGGGGTGATCGCCGGGAGTCTGCGCACGATCGCGCTGCCCACCGTAGTGACCGCCATGTTCGACGAACGGGTCCGGGATCGCGCCAACGGGCTGGTCGGAACGACGACCGGCGTCTCCCATCTGATCACCTCGGTGGCCAGCGCGCTGCTGGTGGGATGGAACGGCATGCTGGGCATACTGATCCTGGCCGTCGCCGTGCTCACAGTCGCACTGACACATCTGCGTGGGCTGACCCTGCCGGATTCGCTGGCCCGGGCGGCCGCGGCGGACGAACCCCGGCGCGTCGACCTGCGCGGCACCGTCCGCGTCATCCGCGCGATTCCCGGAATGATCCCGCTCATCGTCTTCTCCGCGCTCAACAATCTGCTGTTCGGCGGGCTGATGGCACTGATGGACCCGTACGCGTTGTCGATGATGTCGGTACAGGCCTGGGGTGTCGTCTGGGGCGCGCTCAGTGGCGTGATGATCCTCGGCGGTCTCCTGGTGGCGCGCACCGGCACCTCGTCGAACCCGGTGCGGTTGATCCTGCTGATCAATCTCGCGCTGTGGGCGGTGATGCTGATATTCCCGATCCAGGATTCCGTGCTTCTGCTGATCGGCGGGATGGCCGTCTTCATGGCGCTCATGCCGTTCGCGGAAGCAGCCGAGCAGACGGTGCTGCAGAAGGTGGTGCCCTATCAGCGGCAGGGTCGCGTCTTCGGATTCGCCCAGAGCGTCGAACAGGCCGCGTCACCGCTGACCGCGTTCCTGCTCAGTCCGCTGACCCAGTTCTTCTTCATTCCGTTCATGAGCGACGGCGCGGGTGCGCGCTGGATCGGCGGCTGGTTCGGCACCGGCGAAGCCCGAGGTATGGCATTGGTTTTCGTACTGCTCGGCATCCTGGGTCTCGTGTTCACCGGCTTCGCGCTGGGAAGCAGCTACTACCGCCGCTTGAGCCGGAGTTACCGCGACGGGGGCGCGGTGGCCGATCCGGTGCCCGATATCGCTCATATCTCCGAAACCGTTGCTCTCGAACCGGATTCATATCTCGCGGAGCCGCTCGCCGCGACCGGTCAGCCGCGTGTGGTGCGATGCCCGCAGGCAGCGGGATCGGCCTGA
- a CDS encoding homogentisate 1,2-dioxygenase gives MPDEVLAPNIELFSRNGFAGPNTTIVRAQYRPHFLHARGEYVPRRFHTWDLPAGVFAEPKALPVPILEGPGTGFELSRRSAAMSFGYVNVWADELHYIISGSGELDTEVGTLQVRAGDIILIPRAVTYRWGEITEEINEFIVVTAGELRLDPEGAPGTFNPDLHLDRPVPHGRPGLPVDDEYEVVVRTGDTFTSYFYDVDPIPCLDVLGAPLVLRFNLEHVQGLAVAEGGLAPARLMSSTSGHDFVFGTGSRRSTRPPVHHNADFDEVICYAMGPSPWGSVDTPGTVTWTPKGLLHQGPEEDVQPGYRAFLVETRSTLTMTPAGRDIAHLMETDKYGVHPAEGQTAAAAR, from the coding sequence ATGCCAGACGAAGTCCTGGCGCCCAATATCGAGCTTTTCTCCCGTAACGGTTTCGCCGGCCCCAATACGACGATCGTGCGTGCCCAGTACCGGCCCCATTTCCTGCACGCTCGTGGCGAATACGTACCGCGCCGCTTCCATACCTGGGACCTACCGGCCGGTGTGTTCGCCGAGCCGAAAGCGCTACCGGTCCCGATCCTCGAGGGTCCGGGCACCGGTTTCGAGTTGAGTCGGCGCTCGGCCGCGATGTCCTTCGGCTACGTGAACGTCTGGGCCGACGAACTGCACTACATCATCTCCGGGAGCGGTGAACTCGATACCGAGGTGGGTACCTTGCAGGTGCGGGCCGGGGATATCATCCTGATCCCGCGCGCGGTGACCTACCGCTGGGGCGAGATCACCGAGGAGATCAACGAGTTCATCGTGGTCACCGCCGGCGAATTGCGTCTCGATCCCGAGGGCGCGCCCGGAACCTTCAACCCCGATCTGCACCTGGACCGGCCCGTTCCGCACGGCCGCCCCGGCCTGCCGGTGGACGACGAATACGAGGTGGTCGTCCGCACCGGCGATACCTTCACCTCGTATTTCTACGATGTCGATCCGATCCCTTGCCTCGATGTACTCGGCGCCCCGCTCGTACTCCGGTTCAATCTCGAGCATGTACAGGGCCTCGCCGTCGCCGAGGGTGGGCTCGCTCCGGCCCGGCTCATGAGCAGCACCTCGGGCCACGATTTCGTCTTCGGTACCGGCAGCCGGCGCAGTACCCGCCCGCCGGTGCATCACAACGCGGATTTCGACGAGGTGATCTGCTACGCCATGGGTCCCTCGCCGTGGGGTTCGGTCGATACGCCCGGCACCGTCACCTGGACACCCAAGGGTCTCCTGCATCAGGGGCCGGAAGAGGATGTGCAGCCCGGATATCGGGCATTCCTGGTGGAGACGCGGTCGACTCTGACGATGACCCCGGCCGGTCGCGATATCGCGCATCTGATGGAAACCGATAAGTACGGTGTTCATCCGGCGGAGGGACAGACGGCCGCTGCCGCCCGCTGA
- a CDS encoding YdcF family protein, which produces MDPAVLLAAGCAVAVFGVTRMSREPRRLSTGFFLLAAVTLVVAGAGTAAARLAALSASDSASVLLGALFLPGVILAGLALLTNGITVTRREGVRPTTMTPVLLGLGLLVLPVAAVLALRRGPAVPHWLMLVAATATLVGVYLLAHLLAFAVHAFVYGRLADEPGADAIVVLGCGLNRNRVTPLLAARLDRALRVHRAETAGGRAPILITSGGKGGDETVSEADAMATYLVAAGVADTAIVRERCSRNTEENLRNTLDLLGSRGLDPAESRITVVTSNFHVLRAAALTRRLGIEAHVVGARTARYFIPAAFLREFAAVLTTHYRRTHLAVATATVVALTAAGVDAYLST; this is translated from the coding sequence GTGGATCCTGCGGTACTGCTCGCGGCAGGTTGTGCGGTGGCGGTGTTCGGAGTTACGCGGATGAGCAGGGAACCGCGCCGATTGTCCACCGGATTCTTTTTGCTGGCGGCTGTCACACTGGTCGTCGCCGGCGCGGGGACGGCGGCCGCACGGTTGGCCGCCCTGTCCGCCTCGGACTCGGCTTCGGTACTGCTCGGGGCGCTTTTCCTGCCGGGAGTGATCCTCGCCGGCCTCGCTTTGCTCACCAACGGGATCACCGTCACCCGGCGCGAAGGGGTGCGGCCTACCACCATGACTCCGGTGCTGCTGGGTCTCGGCCTGCTGGTGCTGCCCGTCGCGGCGGTGCTCGCGCTGCGACGCGGTCCCGCGGTACCGCACTGGCTGATGCTGGTCGCCGCGACGGCAACCCTGGTCGGCGTGTACCTGCTGGCGCATCTGCTCGCCTTCGCGGTACACGCCTTCGTCTACGGCAGGCTCGCGGACGAGCCGGGCGCGGACGCCATCGTGGTCCTCGGCTGCGGCCTGAACCGTAACCGGGTCACCCCGTTGCTCGCGGCCCGGCTGGATCGGGCGCTGCGGGTCCATCGGGCCGAGACCGCGGGCGGCCGGGCCCCGATTCTGATCACATCGGGCGGGAAGGGCGGCGATGAGACGGTCAGCGAGGCCGACGCGATGGCGACATACCTCGTCGCGGCCGGTGTCGCCGATACCGCGATCGTGCGCGAACGGTGCTCACGCAACACCGAGGAGAACCTGCGCAACACCCTCGATCTGCTCGGCAGTCGCGGCCTGGACCCGGCAGAATCCCGAATCACTGTCGTCACCAGCAATTTCCATGTGCTGCGCGCCGCGGCACTGACCCGCCGCCTCGGCATCGAAGCCCACGTCGTCGGCGCCCGCACCGCTCGCTACTTCATCCCCGCCGCCTTCCTGCGCGAATTCGCGGCTGTCCTCACCACCCATTACCGCCGCACCCACCTGGCGGTCGCCACCGCGACGGTCGTCGCGCTCACGGCCGCCGGCGTCGACGCGTATCTGTCCACCTGA
- a CDS encoding MFS transporter — protein sequence MTSTATTTASASPIAPARTSWHIPAMLALALGGFGIGTTEFVTMGLLPDIAGAFSVSEPTAGHAVSAYALGVVVGAPVIAAACASVARKRLLVALMAAFAIGNLASAFAPNFATMIAARFLSGLPHGAYFGVASLAAASLAPAGQRAKAVAAVMLGLSTANVIGVPAATWLGQYLGWRSAFVVVAVIGAATVLALSRFVPPLTAIVTTDPLTELGALRRPQVLLTLAVGAIGFGGMFAVYTYVSTTLTDVAGMRAGLVPVVLMLFGVGMVLGNIGGGILADRGVDRSIFVAMGAMTIVLFGFVAAAHNPITAGIGALLVGATGAALAPGLQTRLMDVAADAQTLAAALNHAALNIANAAGAWLGGLVIAAGYGYTAPALVGAGLAAAGVLLFTVTVWTARRS from the coding sequence GTGACTTCCACCGCGACCACCACCGCGAGCGCGTCTCCCATCGCACCCGCCCGTACCAGCTGGCACATACCGGCGATGCTGGCCCTCGCGCTCGGCGGTTTCGGTATCGGCACCACCGAATTCGTCACGATGGGGCTGCTGCCCGACATCGCGGGCGCGTTCTCGGTATCCGAGCCGACCGCCGGGCACGCGGTGTCCGCCTATGCGCTCGGGGTGGTGGTCGGTGCGCCGGTGATCGCCGCGGCCTGCGCGTCGGTGGCCAGGAAACGGCTGCTGGTCGCGCTGATGGCCGCGTTCGCGATCGGCAACCTCGCCTCGGCGTTCGCCCCGAACTTCGCCACCATGATCGCCGCGCGTTTCCTCTCCGGGCTTCCGCACGGCGCGTATTTCGGTGTCGCATCACTGGCGGCCGCATCGCTGGCGCCGGCCGGGCAACGCGCCAAAGCGGTGGCCGCGGTGATGCTCGGGTTGAGCACCGCCAATGTCATCGGGGTACCGGCCGCGACCTGGCTCGGGCAATATCTCGGCTGGCGCAGCGCCTTCGTGGTGGTCGCCGTCATCGGCGCGGCCACGGTGCTGGCACTGTCGCGGTTCGTACCGCCGTTGACCGCGATCGTGACCACCGACCCGCTCACCGAACTAGGTGCGCTGCGCCGCCCCCAGGTGCTGCTCACCCTGGCGGTGGGCGCCATCGGCTTCGGCGGCATGTTCGCCGTCTACACCTATGTGAGCACCACACTCACCGATGTCGCGGGTATGCGCGCGGGTCTGGTGCCGGTGGTGCTCATGCTCTTCGGTGTCGGCATGGTGCTCGGCAATATCGGCGGCGGGATACTCGCCGATCGCGGCGTCGACCGGTCGATCTTCGTGGCGATGGGCGCGATGACGATCGTGCTGTTCGGCTTCGTGGCCGCGGCTCACAATCCGATCACCGCGGGTATCGGCGCGCTGCTGGTCGGTGCCACAGGTGCCGCGCTGGCCCCCGGCCTGCAGACCCGGCTGATGGATGTGGCGGCTGACGCCCAGACCTTGGCGGCCGCGCTCAACCATGCCGCGCTGAACATCGCCAATGCCGCGGGTGCCTGGCTCGGCGGCCTGGTGATCGCGGCCGGTTACGGCTATACGGCCCCGGCGCTGGTCGGCGCCGGGCTGGCGGCCGCCGGCGTCCTGCTGTTCACCGTCACCGTCTGGACCGCCCGCCGCTCCTGA
- a CDS encoding alpha/beta hydrolase, which translates to MGDPQIRDRYLPGVRGRVPIREYLPATPDPAAPPLLWLHGGAFVSGGLDQLESHAVALRVAATGRRVHTVDYALIPRFRAWGPPKFRPSDNRYPAPLDDVLVAVADLLTTEPRVVLGGASAGACLAASAALRLRDSSGTGPAGLILAYATLHAELPRLPRPVRDRLRGRRRLGTFTPQVIRRMNLNYVGSEERLRDPDVFPGGSKLTGLPPVLLLDAAYDSLSASSTEFAGELTEAGIETEHVIVPGTRHGFLNRPRSAGFRDGTTTLVRWLDRLV; encoded by the coding sequence ATGGGCGACCCGCAAATCCGTGACAGGTACCTGCCCGGCGTCCGGGGCCGGGTGCCGATCCGCGAATACCTGCCCGCCACACCGGATCCGGCTGCCCCACCGCTGCTGTGGCTACACGGCGGCGCGTTCGTATCGGGTGGGCTCGATCAACTCGAATCACATGCGGTGGCCCTGCGGGTCGCCGCGACCGGGCGCCGGGTGCACACCGTCGACTACGCGCTGATCCCCCGTTTCCGGGCATGGGGCCCGCCGAAGTTCCGGCCGTCGGACAATCGCTATCCGGCGCCGCTGGACGATGTGCTCGTCGCTGTCGCCGATCTACTGACCACCGAACCCCGCGTCGTGCTCGGGGGCGCCAGCGCGGGCGCCTGCCTGGCCGCATCGGCTGCCCTGCGGTTGCGCGATTCGAGCGGCACAGGGCCGGCCGGGCTGATACTGGCCTATGCCACCCTGCACGCCGAACTCCCGCGGCTACCGCGACCGGTGCGCGACCGGCTCCGGGGCCGACGCCGACTCGGCACTTTCACTCCGCAGGTCATCCGCCGGATGAACCTCAACTATGTGGGTTCGGAGGAACGGCTGCGCGATCCGGATGTGTTCCCCGGCGGAAGCAAACTGACCGGGCTGCCTCCGGTCCTACTGCTCGACGCCGCGTACGACTCGCTCAGCGCCTCGAGCACGGAATTCGCCGGAGAACTCACCGAGGCCGGCATCGAGACCGAACATGTGATCGTCCCGGGCACACGCCACGGCTTCCTCAACCGGCCCCGGTCGGCCGGATTCCGCGACGGGACCACGACCCTGGTGCGCTGGCTCGATCGACTGGTCTAG